The Apostichopus japonicus isolate 1M-3 chromosome 20, ASM3797524v1, whole genome shotgun sequence genome contains a region encoding:
- the LOC139961302 gene encoding uncharacterized protein, with the protein MDSMFGSGGIPEVIMADATETVEPSKVSIPGLQSSFVPQGEATLIHQNEKGDLVGPEGSAKSVDEYLYCRLCQAKFEVVKDAMVHYNGEDHKEILIALGKTQGLTTASKPTKKGGKRKANSQHNRASKMPAIADGLESGIFVDDKGCLWGAEKNALTLGEFKRCRLCSVTASSFKTAKEHYNGNKHIKRLKRRAEIEGLEFKSLGKKLYMAVAQGQIERDDDPMGLSEDMRTKVHKDAAAEREAQEKERSEEAEQEGEQEEEGEGVKLEEDMEKASEKPAPVPDALVTPIPADKQGPSVPTKPNTNQYCSTCQLELSSKRTAELHYEGRKHAKMLALKKYGPDLTKSKEGQKKTAQLFQRN; encoded by the exons ATGCGACCGAAACTGTCGAGCCATCCAAAGTATCGATACCGGGCCTGCAGTCTAGCTTCGTACCGCAGGGTGAAGCCACCTTGATCCACCAGAATGAGAAAGGTGATCTAGTTGGTCCCGAGGGCTCTGCCAAATCTGTCGACGAATACCTTTATTGTCGACTGTGCCAGGCCAAGTTTGAGGTAGTAAAAGATGCTATGGTACATTACAATGGAGAGGACCACAAGGAGATTCTGATAGCGCTCGGTAAAACGCAAG GTTTGACAACTGCCAGCAAGCCAACCAAAAAAGGAGGCAAAAGAAAAG CAAATAGTCAGCATAACAGAGCCAGCAAAATGCCTGCCATTGCAGATGGGTTGGAAAGTGGTATATTCGTAGACGACAAGGGCTGCCTATGGGGTGCCGAGAAGAACGCCCTGACACTCGGAGAATTTAAACGATGCAGGTTATGTAGCGTCACGGCGAGTTCGTTCAAGACTGCCAAAGAACATTATAACGGCAACAAGCACATCAAAAGGCTGAAGAGGAGAGCTGAAATCGAGG gaTTGGAGTTCAAGTCATTGGGCAAGAAGCTGTACATGGCTGTTGCACAGGGACAGATTGAGAGAGACGATGACCCTATGGGCTTGTCAGAAGACATGAGAACAAAAGTACACAAAGATGCAGCTGCAGAAAGAG AAGCTCAAGAAAAAGAGAGGTCAGAGGAGGCCGAACAGGAGGGGgagcaggaggaggagggggagggtgtaAAACTTGAAGAGGACATGGAAAAAGCAAGTGAGAAGCCAGCCCCTGTCCCTGATGCCCTTGTGACTCCTATCCCCGCGGATAAACAGGGGCCATCGGTGCCAACCAAACCGAACACCAATCAGTATTGTTCGACCTGTCAACTCGAGCTTTCCTCAAAGAGAACGGCAGAACTCCATTACGAGGGAAGGAAGCATGCAAAAATGCTGGCGCTGAAAAAGTACGGACCAGATCTGACCAAAAGTAAGGAAGGCCAAAAAAAAACCGCTCAATTGTTTCAAAGGAATTga